Proteins encoded in a region of the Chryseobacterium piperi genome:
- a CDS encoding DUF4840 domain-containing protein: MKKIIVLKAFMAVLIGFVSLSLLSCNNNDGPEVVPVKLQDVLGNYKGKLITRQGNNKAETIVVFTAKKDTIKFTDLPVKEIVKSVVKDPVKTEAALAAIGKVKYNLNYAATINTNYNVLELAFTPKTLTLQIPVDGAVKNTVVTFAAKEKGFYVRQDNGMKFGLVVDKITVDGAVLTPYEIIKYDFPYCIKY; this comes from the coding sequence ATGAAAAAAATTATAGTACTTAAAGCCTTTATGGCTGTATTAATTGGTTTTGTAAGTCTTAGCTTATTATCATGTAATAATAATGACGGTCCTGAAGTGGTACCGGTAAAATTACAAGATGTTCTGGGAAATTATAAAGGGAAGCTGATCACAAGGCAAGGGAATAATAAAGCTGAAACAATAGTTGTTTTTACAGCAAAAAAAGATACGATTAAATTCACGGACCTTCCGGTAAAAGAAATTGTAAAATCAGTAGTTAAGGATCCTGTAAAAACGGAAGCGGCATTAGCTGCAATAGGAAAAGTAAAGTACAATCTTAATTATGCTGCAACGATAAATACCAATTATAATGTTTTAGAGCTGGCCTTTACACCCAAAACGCTGACTCTTCAGATTCCTGTTGATGGGGCTGTTAAAAATACAGTAGTAACATTTGCAGCAAAAGAAAAAGGATTTTATGTAAGACAGGACAACGGGATGAAGTTTGGTTTAGTGGTAGACAAAATAACAGTTGACGGAGCGGTACTTACTCCATATGAAATTATTAAATATGATTTCCCATACTGTATAAAATATTAA